The Glutamicibacter mishrai DNA window GGGATATCTGGAGGGGCAACCCTAGCGCAGGACGTCGAAGACGTTTTTTTGAATGCCATTCGAGTACGTTTGGGAATCCACCAGCGTCAGCTTCTGCGCGTCTATGCTTTCCTGGCTGAACAGTCGCTTGCCTGCACCAAGCAGCACCGGGAATACGAGGAGGTTGTACCGGTCTATGAGCTGGTGCTCCTGCAGCGAGCGGACCAGCGTTGCTGAACCGTGAATGCTGATAGGTCCGCCTTCGCCGGCGCGCAGGCGAGCCACATCGGAGACCGAACGCAGAATCGTGGTTTCGCCCCAGTTATCCACCAGATCCTTCTCGGCCAGGGTCGTGGAGAGCACATATTTTGGCATCACGTTATAGTGCGGAAATTCTTCGGTCATCGAGGGCCAGACGGGGGAGAATGCCTGATAGCTGATTCGGCCCAACAGCATGGCGGAGGCTTCGGCCTGCTCGGTTCCTTTGAGCTCATATGCGGCCGGATCGAACTCGACGCTGTTCATGGTCCACCCGGAATTGCGGTAATCGGGTTCACCGCCCGGTGCTTCGACAACACCGTCGAGTGAGACAAACGCGGTGGCGATAAGTGTGCGCATGAGGGCAGCTCCTGACCTGAGGAAAGAACAAAGTTCCGCATCAACTAAGCGGATTTTGAGCGTAACAAGCACAGGCCAATGCGGACAACTATTTTCAGGGAAGCCGGATTATTAAACGCCGATGGGCTGGGCCAAGGAAAACTTTGGACCAGCCCATCGGCAAGCAGCTTCAGGAAGCTGGGAAGTGGCTAGACGCTTCGGATAGCGACGACAGCGTTGTGGCCACCGAAGCCGAAGGAGTTGTTCAGAGCCACGATGGTGCCTTCAGCTGGCAGCGGCTTTGGCTCGCCGGTGACGACCTTCAACGGGATCGCTGGATCCTGGTTATCCAGGTTGATCGTCACTGGAGTGGTGCGGTGGTAGACAGCCAGTGCGCACAGGACCGACTCAACGGCGCCGGAGGCACCTAGCAGGTGGCCCATCTGCGACTTGGTTGCCGAGACCCACACGTTGTCCAGCTGATCGCCCAGGGCATTCTTCAGCGCGGTGTATTCCGGTGCGTCGCCCACTGGGGTGGAGGTCGCGTGCGCATTGACGTGCACGACGTCCTCGGGCTGGATCAGGCCGTCGTACATGGCGGCCTTCAGCGCACGGGTGGCACCCATGCCCTCTGGATCGGGAGCGGTGATGTGGTGTGCATCGGAGGTGACGGAGGAACCGGCCAGCTCGGCGTAGATGCGGGCGCCACGAGCCAGTGCGTGCTCTTCGGCTTCCAGGACCAGTGCACCGGCGCCTTCGCCCATGACGAAGCCATCGCGGTCAATGTCGTAGGGACGCGATGCCTTGGCTGGATCGTCATTGCGGCGCGAGAGTGCATGCATGGAGGCGAACGCGGCCATTGGCATCGGGTGGATGGCGGCTTCCGCGCCACCGACCATGACCACATCGGCCTTGCCGGAGCGGATCAGGTCCAGGCCGACGTGCATGGCTTCGGTGCCCGAAGCGCAAGCCGAAACCGGGGTGTGCGCACCGGCTTCAGCGCCGAGATCCAGCGAGACTGCAGCGGCTGGGCCGTTTGGCATCAGCATCGGCACGGTCATCGGCAACACGCGGCGCGGGCCCTTTTCGCGAAGGGTGTCCCAGGCGTTGAGCAAGGTCCAGACGCCGCCAATGCCGGTGGCGAACGCGACGGCCAGCTTATTGTGGTCGATCTCGTCCTTGTTCAGGCCCGAGTCGGCCCAAGCTTCGCGAGAGGCAACCACAGCGAACTGCGTGGAAGGATCCATGCGCTTAGTTTCCGGGCGGGAGAGCACCTCGGTTGGCTGAACGGCAGCGCGCGCAGCGAAGGTGACCGGAAGGTCGAATTCCTTCACCCATGAATCCTCTATGGTTGCGGCGCCCGAGACGCCCTTCAAAGCGTTCTCCCAAAGGGTTGGGACATCTCCGCCGATAGGCGTGGTGGCTCCGAGACCGGTGATCACTACTTTGCGCGCCATCATCAAACTCTCTACTGTGCGATTAAGAAATTTAGGGGACCGGCTTGACGTACCGGTCGGTGTGCACGGCTTTCCCGCACAACGGTGGTGGCGATAAACGCCGAAAGCTTAGGCCTGTGCGCCGGCGATGAAGTTAACAGCGTCGCCTACGGTCTTCAGGTTCTTGACTTCCTCGTCCGGAATCTTAACGTCGAACTTCTCTTCTGCCTCTACGACGATGGTCATCATCGAGATCGAGTCGATGTCCAGGTCCTCGGTGAAGGACTTGTCCAGCTGCACGTCTGCTTCGTCCAGGCCGGTCTCGGAGTTGACGATTTCGGCGAGGCCCGCCAGGATTTCTTCGTTGCTAGCCATGGATGGCTCCTTTTCTTCAGTTGCCGGAGGACTCCGGTGTTCATTGTGGCTGTAACAAGCCCCTGCGAACAGGTTCCCGTCTCATGCCGGTGTGCTGAAACTTTGGTGCACTTGCATGCCCCGCAGTTTCGTCGGTTTAAAGCTTAGGTCAGAGATGAGCTTGCCGGTGGCATCATGGCTGTTTCGGCGCGCAATTCTTTGTGTGACGCCGGTTAGCTGGCAGTATGCTCGGCGACGAAGGCCTTGGCTGCCTCCAGATCGGCAGGCGACTTGACCGCCAGGGTCTTCACGCCCTTCAATCCGCGGCGAGCCAGGCCTACCAGGGTTCCGGCTGGGGCCAGTTCCAGGACTCCGGTCACGCCAGCGGCGGCCAGGGTCTCCATGCACAGGTCCCAGCGCACCGGGCGCGAGACCTGGGCAACGAGCGAGTCGAGGTTCGACTGTCCATCGGCGACTGGCTGGCCATCGAAGTTGGAAAGCAGCTGCACGCTCGGGTCGGCGGGAGTGAGCGTATCAGCCAGCTCCTTGAGGGTGCCTACCGCTGGCTGCATGTGCGAGGTGTGGAATGCGCCGGCGACCTTCAGTGGAATCACGCGCGCCTTGGCTGGCGGGTTCTCGGCCAGCTCGGCGAGCTGTTCGGTGGTGCCGGCGGCAACGATCTGCCCGCCACCGTTGGCGTTGGCCGGGGTGAGGCCCAGGCCGTTAAGAGTCGAGAGCACTTCTTCGGGATCGCCGCCGAGGACGGCGGCCATTCCGGTCGGGGTCGCTGCTGCTGCCTCGGCCATGGCGTTGGCGCGCACCTTGACGAAGTTCATGGCGTCGGCTTCAGCCAGGGCGCCGGTCAGTGCCGAGGCCGTGATCTCGCCGACCGAGTGGCCGGCGACGATGCTGCCGGCTGGCAATTGGTCGCCGAACAGCGCGCGGGCGGTCACCAAGCCTGCGGCGACGATCAGCGGCTGCGCGACGGCGGTGTCCTTGATGGTCTCTTCGTCCGAGACGGTGCCGTGGGCGGTGAGGTCACGCTCGGTGATGGCACTGAGGGCGGCCAGATGATCGGCAACGCCTTCGACTTCGAGCCATTCGGCGAGGAAACCTGGGGTCTGGGAGCCCTGTCCGGGGCAAACGATTGCTAACACTCTTACAGCTTTCCAAATATCAGGAGCTTTTGGCGCTTCATTTCGGTACCAAGCTCAAGGTGACTGTTTGTAGGAACTCTACAAAAGCTTATCTTATGGCGAACCAAAGTTCCCATGTAATGCGCTATGAGCGAGCACAAAGGTGTGCTGCGTCATGCATTGTCTTTGGGTGAAGCCTACAAGCTGAACTCATGGAGCCGGCCATAGAGCAGGGCCGATTGCAGCACGAAGGCATCCCTCGGCACCAACGGGTCCCAGCCGCTGACCTCGCTGACCCGCTTGAGCCGGTATCGCACCGTATTGGCGTGCACAAAAAGCTCACGCGCGGTGCCTTCCAGCGAATGGCCCAGTGCCAGGTAGCTCGAGAGCGTGTCGAGCAGCCCGTTGGACGCCTGCTGAAGCGGCTGGTAAACCTGTTCGATCAGCGCGGTGCGCGCAAGCTGGTCACCATTGCTGGCACGTTCCGGCCATAGGTCATCGGCACTCACCGGGTTGGGCGCCTGCGGCCATGCGCGGGCCGCACTGTAACCGGCAACCGCGGCGACCGCGGCATGGTGCATATCCTTCACGGTGGCTGCCAGCGGCGAATAGACCACCGGGCCGGGGCCGAAGAACCGGGTGAAGCGGGTGAGGTCAACCTCGTCGAACTTGGTATCCGACAGCATCAGCACCGACCGGTCGCCGAGCACCCCGACCAGCGAGTCGCGCGAATAGCGTGTGGCGACCCGGCGCAGGGTCGAGACGAAGGTCGCGGAATTGGCGGCCGGAGTGGTGCCGACCAGGACGCGGATGTCCTTCTGCGATTTCCAGCCGATGGCGGCGATGCGGGAGGCCAGCGAATCATGGGGTTCGCCATGGAGCACCGCATCCACCACGTGGGCTTCGAGCCGGGAGTCCCAGGCGCCTCGGGTTTCGGCGGCGCGGGCGTAGACGTCGGCGGCGGCAAAGGCGACCTCGCGCGAGTAGCGCAGCACCGCTTCGCGCAGAGCGGCTTGTTCGGACTCGGTGGCGATGTCCGGTACCTGGGATTCGACTACTTCCACGATGGTGCGCAGAAGCCCCAGGGCCTTTTGCAGGGAGATCGACCGGGTCAACTCCGTGGGCGCGGCGCCGAAAACGTCGGTGACCACCCAGGAGGGGGTGGAGGACGGGTCCTCGTACCAGGTGACGAACGTGGAGATGCCTTTTTGGGCGATCAGGCCCAGGGCCGCGCGCTCGTTGGGGTCCAGGGACCGGTACCACGGCAGCTGCTGGTCCAGGTATTTCAGGGCGGTGGTGGACAGCACGCCGATATGGCTTTGGAGCCGCTTGAGCGTTTGCGGGCTCGGCGGCTGGTGGTGGCTGGATCGGTTTTTCGGTGTGGCGGCATCGAGTTCGGGACTCATGACTTCAAGCTTAGTGACTTTTGCCCCGCGATGCGCATGTCAGGCAGGGTTATTAAAAAGCGCCTGCCCCGCAACGGAATCACCGTAGCGGGGCAGGCGCAGAACATGGCACGTAGTGCCGGCCCGGAGGTTTAGGCGTCGCCGCCTGCGTTGCCGGACTTGCCGGCGTTCGGGTTGTTCAGATCGTACTTGGCGTGGGCCTTCACCGCGGTGTCCGCAGGGATCTCGCCACGCTCAACCAGCGACTGCAAGGTCTGGACCACCAGGGAGTGGGCGTCGATCTTGAAGAAGCGGCGGGCTGCTGCACGGGTGTCCGAGAAGCCGAAGCCGTCAGCGCCCAAGGTGTGGAATTCACCTGGGACGTATGGGCGGATCTGCTCAGGGACTGCGCGCATGTAGTCGGTGGTCGCGATGACCGGGCCCGGGGTGGACTCCAGCTTGGAGGTCACGTACGGGGTTCGGCGTGCCTTGGATGGGTCGATCAGGACTTCGTCGTCGGCGTTCATGCCGTCGCGAGCAAGTTCGTTCCACGAGGTCACAGACCAGACATCGGCGGAAACGCCCCACTCTTCGGCGAGGATTTCCTGCGCTTCCAGAGCCCAAGGCACGGCCACGCCGGAGGCCAGCAGCTGTGCGCGCGGGCCGTCGGTGGTGGCTTCCTTGAGCAGGTGGATGCCCTTGATGATGCCTTCCACGTCAACGTTTTCCGGCTCAGCTGGCTGGCTGATCGGCTCGTTGTACACGGTCAGGTAGTACATGACGTTTGGATCCTGGTGGGTTCCGCCATACATGCGATCCAGGCCGGAGCGCATGATGTGGCCGATCTCGTAGCCGTAGGCAGGATCGTAGGTGATCACCGCCGGGTTGGTCGAGGCCAGGATTGGCGAGTGGCCATCAGCGTGCTGCAGGCCTTCACCGGTCAGGGTGGTGCGGCCGGCGGTAGCGCCGATGATGAAGCCGCGAGCCATCTGGTCGCCGGCAGCCCAGAACTGGTCGCCGGTGCGCTGGAAGCCGAACATCGAGTAGAACACGTAGATCGGGATCAGCGGTTCATCGTGGGTCGAGTAGCTGGTGCCGGCAGCGGTGAATGCCGCCACGGCGCCAGCCTCGTTGATGCCCGGGTGGATCAGCTGGCCCTGAGGGGATTCCTTGTAGGCCAGAACCAGGTCGCGGTCTACGGACAGGTAGTTCTGGCCACCTGGGTTGTAGATCTTCGCGGTCGGGAAGAACGAGTCCATGCCGAAGGTGCGCGATTCGTCGGGGACGATCGGCACGATGCGGTGGCCGAATTCCTTGTCGCGCATCAGGTCCTTGAGCAGGCGGACGAAGGCCATGGTGGTGGCTGCCTGCTGCTTGCCGGAACCGCGCTTGGCGATGGCGTAGGCCTTGTCGCCAGGCAACGGAAGCTTGACCGAGGTCTCCTTGCGGCGGGTTGGCACCGAGCCGCCCAGCGCCGCACGGCGTTCCATCATGTACTTGTACTCGGCCGAATCCTCGGCTGGGCGGTAGTACGGTGGCGAGTACAGGTCGGCTTCGAGCTGCTCGTCGGTGATCGGGATGCGCAGGTGATCACGGAACTGCTTGAGGTCTTCCATGGTCAGCTTCTTCATCTGGTGGGTCGCGTTGCGAGCCTCGAAGTGCGAACCCAGGCCGTAGCCCTTAACGGTCTTGGCCAGGATGACAGTTGGCTTGCCCTTGAATTCAACGGCTGCCTTATATGCTGCGTAAACCTTGTGGTAGTCGTGGCCACCGCGCTTCAGGTTCCAGATCTCGTCATCGGTCATGTCCGCAACCAATTCCTTGGTTTCCGGACGCTGGCCGAAGAAGTGCTCGCGCACGAAGGCACCGGACTCAGCCTTGTAGGTCTGGTAGTCGCCATCCGGGGTCTGGTTCATGATGTCAACCAGGGCGTTGGTCTTGTCGGCTTCGAGCAGGGCATCCCACTCGCGGCCCCAAGTTACCTTGATGACGTTCCAGCCGGCGCCGCGGAAGAAGGCTTCCAGTTCCTGCATGATCTTGCCGTTACCGCGAACCGGGCCGTCAAGGCGCTGCAGGTTGCAGTTGATGACGAAGTTCAGGTTGTCCAGCTTTTCGTTGGCTGCCAGCTGCAGGAAGCCGCGCGACTCTGGCTCGTCCATTTCGCCGTCACCCAGGAAGGCCCAGACCTGCTGGTCCGAGGTGTCCTTGATGCCGCGGTTCTGCAGGTAGCGGTTCAGCTGAGCCTGGTAGATGGCGTTAGCTGGGCCGATACCCATCGACACGGTCGGGAATTCCCAGAAGTCAGGAAGTGAACGCGGGTGCGGGTAGGAAGGAAGGGCGTGGCCTTCCTTGGAGTGCTCCTGGCGGAAGCCGTCCATATCCTCTTCGGACAGGCGGCCTTCGAGGAATGCGCGTGCGTACATGCCAGGGGAAGCGTGGCCCTGGAAGAAGACCTGATCGCCGCCGCCTGGGTGGTTCTTGCCACGGAAGAAGTGGTTGAAGCCAACTTCGTAAAGGGTAGCCGCACCTGCGTAGGTGGAGATGTGTCCGCCGACGCCGATGGCTGGGTTCTGGGCACGGTGCACCATGATTGCTGCGTTCCAACGCATGAATGCGCGGTAACGGCGTTCGATGGCTTCGTCGCCCGGGAAGTCTGGTTCCTGATCCACAGGAATGGTGTTCACGTAGTCGGTGGTGGTCACATGGGGGACACCCACGGACTTGGCACCTGCACGCTGCAAAAGCGAGCGGATAATGAACTGAGCACGCTCGGTGCCCTGGGATTCTACGAGAGAATCAAACGAGTCCATCCATTCCTGAGTTTCCTCAGGATCCTGATCTGAAAGCTGGTAAGTCAACCCGCTACGGATCTGGGAGATGTGTTCCTCTACAGCCACTGAAGCTCCTTGATTGAATTGCGGCTCCGCTGCGTTGCAGTTTTCCACTGCGATGCGACGGTTTTGGGACAACGGGTGCAGTAACACTGGAGTGATGTGCACTGTCGGTTCATATGCAACTCTAATGTCATTTTTGCGGGCTTGGGAGCATATTTCTGGCCCAAAAACCGCTTAAATCTGACTTATAAAGTGACTTGCGCAACATCGTATGGGAGCTATCTGGATAATGCACCTGTCGGTATGATGTGGGCCACCGGATTGTGGGTTATATTTGTTCGGCGTGTTATTGCTGCAGCGCTTGAATGGAACAGGAAAACCGTGTTTCGTTGGTAGTAACGCTTTGCACCAGCAGGAGGAATGAAGTGAGCGACGCCGTATCGGCAAATCTGGAGCCCGCCAAAAAAATGGGGTTCCAAAATGAAAACCTTATTCAGGAACTGGGTTACGACGATGACGTGGATTACGATCTGCGTGACTCGATCGAGGATCTGATTGGTTCAGAGCTGCTCACCGAAGAGGATCATGACGTTGTCGACGCAGTTATCTTCTGGTGGCGCGATGGCGACGGAGACCTTGTAGATTCGTTGATGGACGCGTTGAACTGCTTGGACGAAAGCGGCGTAGTCTGGCTGCTCACCCCAAAGCAGGGCCGCGAAGGTCACGTATCCCCAGCACTAATTCAGCAGGAGGCGCCAAGCGCTGGTCTGCATGTGACGACCAGTGAAGGCGTATCGGAGGACTGGTCCGCAGTCCGCCTGGCCCCACGTAAGAAGAACTAATGATTCAAGCAGGTTCGCGCCTGTTCGATTTCTCGCTGCAAAATCAATACGGTGAGTCGATAACCAGCACCGGGCTTTCCCAAGGCCGAGTGCTGGTTGTCTTTTACCCATGGGCATTTTCGCGAGTCTGCGGTTCGGAGCTGGCGGCGCTTAATGAAGAGCATGATTACTTTGCACAGCGCGGGGTGCGGATCATCGGCATTTCCGTCGACCATAAATTCACGCTTCGCAACTATGCGGAATCGATGGAACTGAAGTTCGAGCTTCTCGCGGATTTCTGGCCACACGGGGAAGTGGCGCGGCGAATTGGCGCTTTCGACGAGGCTCAGGGTGTAGCGACCAGGCTCTCGTTGCTCATCGAAGATGGCGTGGTTCGCAATATTTTCCATAGTGCGATGACCGAAGCCCGCAAGATTCAAGATTACAAGGACGGGGTTGACGCCCTGTAGGGGCGGCTGAATTCGCTGGTGTTCCAGTTCACGCGGAAAATGCGGTTCTCGATTTGCGCGCCACCAAATATCTCTGTAAAGTTATTCCTCGTTGGCTTTCAAAGCGAACATGGTTAGGGCCTTTAGCTCAGCTGGTAGAGCGTCACGTTTACACCGTGAATGTCATCGGTTCGATCCCGGTAGGGCCCACCAAACAGAAATCCTCGATCCACACGGATCGAGGTTTTTTGCATTTCTGCATTTTCCGGCGTTGTACTGGTGGGCCGATTGGCACCTGAATTATTTACCGAGGCGCACCATGGTAGTCGTTCCCATGATGCCGGCTTCGTACGAAATCTCGTCCTTGTGAAATGTAAATTTCTTGGTCTTGTCGCTTGAGGCCAATATTGCGTTATCAGTTGTCTTTCGGTCCCGCTTGGAAGTCCATGAGTAGGTGTCCGCCGCTGCATGCGGCTCTTCGAATGAACCAACCCAATAGAGCGATTTCGTGTCCCCGTGATTCGTGACCCAATTGATGGTTATGGTTTCTGAATCGATAATGGCTTCCTGATAAGCGTCCGCGTCCATCGAATTCTTCTGCTTCCATGTGCCCTGCATATCGATGGGCTGAGCGGATTCTGACGAAACTGGGGTGACGGTTGGGGATGAGTATGCTGATCCGTCGGACGGTGATTGGCTTCCGCAGGAGGCCAGTGCGAAGCTAAGGGCGATTGACATGGGGGCGAGAATTTTCTTCATGCCTATAGCCCGATCGATCGTTCCGACAGTTTGGCTGATTGTTTCTTAGGCACGGGTGCGGACAAACGGGAAGCTGCAGGAATATGGCGTTCCAGTGGTGACGCTCGGCACTCTTATTGATTTTTGACGATTTCAATTTGCCAAGTCAGTCCCGGGTGTACTAAATTATTTCTTGTTGCAGAAAACGAACAAAACAAAGAGATTTGTAAGCGTCGGAGCTGCAGGAGGGCCTTTAGCTCAGCTGGTAGAGCGTCACGTTTACACCGTGAATGTCATCGGTTCGATCCCGGTAGGGCCCACAGAAAAGAAACCCGTTTCCATCAGTCAACTATGGCTGGTTGAAACGGGTTTTTGTTATTTTCCGAGGGTACGTCAATGACGGGCCTCATGATAGAACGTCGATTTCATATCCGGGGGAGTGTCCCCATCTCTTGCACTGAAGCAGCGGAATTGTAGCTACTAGTGTGTTTCTCCAGGCTATCGTGGCTTCGCGCTAGTGCCTGTCTTACGAGAATAGCCAGCGACGTTTTACTGAACCGCTAAGCGCCACAGGGTTGTTGTTTCCACGGATCGGGCCGAGTAGAGCAGATCCGACTGATCAAAAGCCCTAGCATGTTGTGGTTGGGCATCGATTCGACCAGCAACCTTTAGTCCAGCGTCATTGATAGCTGTGGCCAGAGCCTGGCTAGTTCGGAGCCCGAGTAATTCTGCCAGATCCGAAATGATCAACCAGGCTTCACCATCTTCGGTGAGATGCTCAGGCAGGCCACGAAGAAACTGCAACAGCATTTTGCTTCCGGGGTCGTAGATGGCTGCATCAAGACTGGTTGGGGCGCTGCCCGGGAGCCACGGAGGATTGCAGATAATCAGTGGTGCTTTGCCATCGGGGAACATATTGGTCAGTTCGGCGTGAGCCGAGCTTGAAATACCAAGTTGCGCGAAATTCTGGTTTGCGCAGTCCACCGCACGCTGGTGAATGTCCGTGCCGATAACTTTCTTCACGCCACGGGCTACCAACAGGGCTGCGAGCACACCAGTCCCGGTGCCTATGTCAAAGGCAACCTGGGCGTTCTTGATCGGCGCCTTGGCAACAAGGTCCACGTACTCCTGTCGGGTGGGCATGAAGGTGCCGTAGCTGGGGTAGATTTTCTTCCCTAGGGCCGGAACCTCCACTCCATTGAGGAACCATTGGTGGGCGCTGAGAACTCCGGTCAATTCCTGCAGACTCACTGCTGCTTGGCCAGCGTAGCTGCCTCGGGACTGTTCATATCCGAACGCGATCGCGGCTCCCACTTCAGGCGCTCTAGTCAGAGATATCTGCGTGGACTCAGGTGTGCCGTTAACAGACAACGGGACCAACAACAGGGAGAGCATCCGGGAACGATGCGCCCGTGCTTGGCGAATGGAATAGAACTTCTGCTCGTCGCTTTGCCCTCGTTTGAGAGATCGGCCAGCCTCGATATTGCCAAGTCTTCGATCCATGGCTGACAGTAATTGCCTGGCGTTGTTGTAGTCGCCGTGCCATAACATCGCAATGCCCTGTGCCGCATTTCGCATCGCAGCATCTGCGCTGAGCCGATCGTCTACAGCGACAACTTTCTTGGGAGCAGGTCGGTCGTTGGCCGAGAACCATGAAGCGTGATGGCCTATGCCATCGAGGGTCCACGAAATAGTAGGTTCGGAAATGCCTGATGCAGTGCAGATGGCTCAACGCCCTGTCGATTTGCGGTGCTCACCCGTTGGAGAACCGCGCATGAGCTGTGCAGCTGCGAGGGTCGTTGAGCGCAAGTCTACCGACGAATTCGGCTGGAGGTGCGCGTGCGGAGACCCTACTCGACTTTTTCGGATTCCTCAGGTTTTGTCGAATACGTCCAGCAAGTACGTAGCGGGTCGACAGCCCATTCATGAATGGGGCCTGTAGCGTCGAAAGTGTTCGTTGTTCAATCGACTGCAAAAGGAGTTCATCTGATGGGTTTAGGCGATAAGTTCAAGAACAAGGCTCAGGAAGCATCCGGCAAGGTTAAGGAGTCTGTCGGAGATGCAACCAACAATGAGGATTTGCAGGCTGAAGGCGTTAAGGATCAGGCCGCGGCCAAAGCGAAGCAGGCCGGAGAAGCTGTCAAGGATGCAGCCAAAGACGTCCGCGACGACTTCAACAAGTAGCAGTTAGTTCAACAAGGGCACCCACCATACGGTGGGTGCCCTTGTTGCCTCTAGCGTGAGGGACGGTACTGTTCCAAGAACGTTGCAACTGTTAGCGCGCTGTCTTCTTCGTCCGCGAGTTTGGTCGAGAGCCATTTCGCACTTTGGCGATATTGCTCATTGCCGACTGCTTCGTTGATGGCTTCGGTGAGCGAGCCAACCGTCAAGTTCTTGAAGGGGATCGGGGCGGTGCCCGCTCCGAGACGGTGCAGTTGAGCAGCCCAGAAGGGCTGATCGGTGAAAATCGGTACCGGCACTGCCGGGGTGCCAGCGCGCAAGCCGGCGGCCGTCGTGCCCGCACCGGCATGGTGCACCACCGCAGTTACCTGAGGGAACAACCACTGATGAGGCACTGGACCAATGCCCAGTACGTCGGTCTCACTAAATTCTCCGGCGCCTTGGACGATGGTGCGGCGGCCAGTGCGGCGGGCAACTTCAAGTAGGAAGTCTAGTTCCAAGGCCTGGGTGCTCCCGAATCCAAGGAATGTCGGTGGCTCTCCGGCGGAGAGGAAATCTCGCAGCTGAGCTGGGGCGCTCCACGAAGGGTCGGTCGCCGGCCACCAGTAACCGCAATTGATGATGTTCTCGTGCCAATCAGCCGGGCGGGGCACAACTGCGGAGCTGAAACCATTAAGGACTGGTTGACCGGTCTTTCGGCGCTGGCGTTCTGTGGCCGCCCGGCTTCGCTTGGGCAGTCCCAGTTCTGTGCGTATGCGTGCGGTTGGCGCATCATAGGGGGCCTTTGCCGATGAAAGTAGGTGATGCAATGCCCGGTTTCCAACGTTTCCAAAACTTCGGGCAGTGCCTAAAGTCATCGGTGCGTATTGACCGCTTGGTTCGGTGGGTTGCAAATGTGCGCTGATGGACGGGATTCCTAGCGCCTCGGCGACATCGAAGGCGAAGGGTGCCACTGAATTTGCGAGAATCAAATCTGCACAGTGCTCTGCGGCGCGCAAGGTGCCGGTGGCCGCTTGATCAAAGTAGGTGCCCAATTCTGCGAGGTAGTTTCGCAAATCCTTGGGACTGGTCTTTGTGCCGGGGGCTGCAGGATTCACCAGAGCGCTCATGTCGCCTGGAAGCTCGTGGAAAGCGCATCCGGAAGCGGCAACCACCTCTTGATACGCAGGGTTTGCTGCGATCGCGACATCAAAACCTTGCCGGATGAGTGTCTGACCTAGGCCTGCCATAGGTGTGACATCACCACGGGTTCCAGGGGTAACCATCAGTACACGCATGAATCTCCTGTAACATTAATTGCGAACAGTGTTCGCGATTAACTATACAGTCTCCAGGAGCACGAACTGTGGCCAAGAATCCAACGCAGAGGACCACCGGTCCAAAACCTCAATACTCGCGCGAGAAAATCGTTGATGTTGCCGTTGGCCTCGCCGATGCTGATGGAATTGAGGCTGTTTCGGTGCGGAGCGTAGCGTCGAAGCTCGGCACGGGGCCTGCATCTCTCTATCGATACGTGAAGTCCTACGATCAGCTCACCGAACTGATGGTGGACCGCATCAGTGCTGAGTATGACTATGAGGCATGTTCGGGCTCCGCAATTGAGCAGCTGTTGGAAATAGCTCGCCAAGGCCGTCGGATCATGAGTCGTCACCCGTGGGTTCCGTTGATCGTAATGCGAAACCAGGTGGTGACTCCCAATTCCTTGGTGTACCTAGAGCGTGGTTTGCTGGCCCTGGCCGACACGGATTTGAGCGCTGCCCGAAAACTGCACACTCTCGCAATGCTGAACTCCATCACTGCCGCATTTGCGCTCAATGATCAGAGCCAGCGTGGGCAGCAGGACGCTTCAGCCTTATTGAATGCCATG harbors:
- the aceE gene encoding pyruvate dehydrogenase (acetyl-transferring), homodimeric type; its protein translation is MAVEEHISQIRSGLTYQLSDQDPEETQEWMDSFDSLVESQGTERAQFIIRSLLQRAGAKSVGVPHVTTTDYVNTIPVDQEPDFPGDEAIERRYRAFMRWNAAIMVHRAQNPAIGVGGHISTYAGAATLYEVGFNHFFRGKNHPGGGDQVFFQGHASPGMYARAFLEGRLSEEDMDGFRQEHSKEGHALPSYPHPRSLPDFWEFPTVSMGIGPANAIYQAQLNRYLQNRGIKDTSDQQVWAFLGDGEMDEPESRGFLQLAANEKLDNLNFVINCNLQRLDGPVRGNGKIMQELEAFFRGAGWNVIKVTWGREWDALLEADKTNALVDIMNQTPDGDYQTYKAESGAFVREHFFGQRPETKELVADMTDDEIWNLKRGGHDYHKVYAAYKAAVEFKGKPTVILAKTVKGYGLGSHFEARNATHQMKKLTMEDLKQFRDHLRIPITDEQLEADLYSPPYYRPAEDSAEYKYMMERRAALGGSVPTRRKETSVKLPLPGDKAYAIAKRGSGKQQAATTMAFVRLLKDLMRDKEFGHRIVPIVPDESRTFGMDSFFPTAKIYNPGGQNYLSVDRDLVLAYKESPQGQLIHPGINEAGAVAAFTAAGTSYSTHDEPLIPIYVFYSMFGFQRTGDQFWAAGDQMARGFIIGATAGRTTLTGEGLQHADGHSPILASTNPAVITYDPAYGYEIGHIMRSGLDRMYGGTHQDPNVMYYLTVYNEPISQPAEPENVDVEGIIKGIHLLKEATTDGPRAQLLASGVAVPWALEAQEILAEEWGVSADVWSVTSWNELARDGMNADDEVLIDPSKARRTPYVTSKLESTPGPVIATTDYMRAVPEQIRPYVPGEFHTLGADGFGFSDTRAAARRFFKIDAHSLVVQTLQSLVERGEIPADTAVKAHAKYDLNNPNAGKSGNAGGDA
- a CDS encoding DUF3052 domain-containing protein, translated to MGFQNENLIQELGYDDDVDYDLRDSIEDLIGSELLTEEDHDVVDAVIFWWRDGDGDLVDSLMDALNCLDESGVVWLLTPKQGREGHVSPALIQQEAPSAGLHVTTSEGVSEDWSAVRLAPRKKN
- a CDS encoding redoxin domain-containing protein; the encoded protein is MIQAGSRLFDFSLQNQYGESITSTGLSQGRVLVVFYPWAFSRVCGSELAALNEEHDYFAQRGVRIIGISVDHKFTLRNYAESMELKFELLADFWPHGEVARRIGAFDEAQGVATRLSLLIEDGVVRNIFHSAMTEARKIQDYKDGVDAL
- a CDS encoding methyltransferase, whose translation is MRNAAQGIAMLWHGDYNNARQLLSAMDRRLGNIEAGRSLKRGQSDEQKFYSIRQARAHRSRMLSLLLVPLSVNGTPESTQISLTRAPEVGAAIAFGYEQSRGSYAGQAAVSLQELTGVLSAHQWFLNGVEVPALGKKIYPSYGTFMPTRQEYVDLVAKAPIKNAQVAFDIGTGTGVLAALLVARGVKKVIGTDIHQRAVDCANQNFAQLGISSSAHAELTNMFPDGKAPLIICNPPWLPGSAPTSLDAAIYDPGSKMLLQFLRGLPEHLTEDGEAWLIISDLAELLGLRTSQALATAINDAGLKVAGRIDAQPQHARAFDQSDLLYSARSVETTTLWRLAVQ
- a CDS encoding CsbD family protein; translation: MGLGDKFKNKAQEASGKVKESVGDATNNEDLQAEGVKDQAAAKAKQAGEAVKDAAKDVRDDFNK
- a CDS encoding glycosyltransferase, which encodes MRVLMVTPGTRGDVTPMAGLGQTLIRQGFDVAIAANPAYQEVVAASGCAFHELPGDMSALVNPAAPGTKTSPKDLRNYLAELGTYFDQAATGTLRAAEHCADLILANSVAPFAFDVAEALGIPSISAHLQPTEPSGQYAPMTLGTARSFGNVGNRALHHLLSSAKAPYDAPTARIRTELGLPKRSRAATERQRRKTGQPVLNGFSSAVVPRPADWHENIINCGYWWPATDPSWSAPAQLRDFLSAGEPPTFLGFGSTQALELDFLLEVARRTGRRTIVQGAGEFSETDVLGIGPVPHQWLFPQVTAVVHHAGAGTTAAGLRAGTPAVPVPIFTDQPFWAAQLHRLGAGTAPIPFKNLTVGSLTEAINEAVGNEQYRQSAKWLSTKLADEEDSALTVATFLEQYRPSR